The Longimicrobium sp. nucleotide sequence ATCCCCATCCGTCGCCATGAAGCGAATCGCCCTGCCCGCCCTGCTCCTCGCCGCCTGCGCGCCGGCCGCGCCGCCGGGCCCCGCGCCGCGCCTGGCGGAGCTGGAGGCGGAGGTGCGCGAGATCATCCGCCGGGGCGCGGGCGACACGGCCGAGGTGTCGGTGGCGTTCCTGGACCTGGAGACGGGCGACTCGCTCCTGGTCGACGCCCACCGGGTGTTCCACGCGGCCAGCACCATGAAAGTGCCGGTGATGCTGGAGCTCTTCCGCCGCGCCGACGCGGGCGAGGTCTCGCTGGACGACCCGGTCGAGGTGCGCAACGGGTTCCGCAGCATCTTCGACGGGAGCGCCTACACCCTCTCGGCCGACGACGACAGCGACTCCACCCTCTACGTCCGCGTGGGAAGCCGCGTCCCCATGCGCGAGCTGATCGGGCTGATGATCACCCGCTCCAGCAACCTGGCCACCAACCTGCTGATCGACACGGCGGACCCGAAGCG carries:
- a CDS encoding serine hydrolase — encoded protein: MKRIALPALLLAACAPAAPPGPAPRLAELEAEVREIIRRGAGDTAEVSVAFLDLETGDSLLVDAHRVFHAASTMKVPVMLELFRRADAGEVSLDDPVEVRNGFRSIFDGSAYTLSADDDSDSTLYVRVGSRVPMRELIGLMITRSSNLATNLLIDTADPKRIERTLAGLGAAEMKVLRGVEDGPAYRAGMNNTTTAYGFARVLAAVAGGRSASPAASREMVEILGRQEFTEMIPAGLPPGTRSANKTGSITRIAHDGAIVFPEGRAPYVLVVLTRGFASSRTAA